CGGGTACACCACCTTTGACAGGGGGCGTGCCAGGCGCACCGCGTTGATGATGGAGTTGTGGTTCAGCTCGTCGGAGATGAGCGCGGTTCCTGCGTCGATGAGCGGGACCAGGCAGCCCACCACCGCCGCGTAGGCGGAGGAGAAGAGCATGGCTTCCTCGCGCCCGTGGAAGCGCGCCAGCCGGCGCTCCAGTTCCACGTGCGCCGCATAGGTGCCGCTGATGAAGCGCACCGCCCCCGGACCCGCCCCCGACGCCCGCGCCTCGGCCTCCTCCGCCGCGATGACGTCGGGATGCAGGCCCATCCCCAGATAGGAGTTGGAGTTGAGGCGAATGAAGGGGCGCTCGCCCTCGCCCTCCAGCCTGACCCTGGGACCACGCTCCCCGCGTGGCATCTCCACGGCCGTGACCACGGCTTCCGCGCCCTTGGCGGTGCCTTTCCGTTCGAGTTCGCGGACGTGGCCGTCCAGCACGTCGGTCAGGCGGTCAAGGGGCATGGGGTCTCCGGAGTTGTCGGGGCGGTCAGGTGGTGACCGGGTATGCAGAGGCTGCGGAGTCCGGATCCCGCAGCCGCGCGAACATGTCCGCGGTCATTGCGGCAAGATCGTACTCCGGCCTCCATCCCCACTCCTCGCGCGCCGCGGAATCGTCGAGACGCCGGGGCCAGGAGTCGGCGATGGATTGCCGTAGCGGGTCCACCCGGTAGGCCATGCGGAAGTGCTGCAGATGGCGCGTGATCTCCGCAGCGAGCATCGGGGGAGTGAACTGCATGGCGGTGATGTTGTAGGCGTTGCGGTGCGCAAGCCGGCGCGGGTCCGCCTCCATCAGCTCGATCACGGCGCGGACGGCGTCCGGCATGTACATCATGTCCAGCTGCGTATCGGGCCGCAGGGGACAGGTATAGGCGCCCCGCGCACCCGCCTCCCGGAAGGCGTCCACGGCGTAGTCGGTGGTGCCGCCGCCGGGCTCGGCCACATGCGAGATGAGGCCCGGAAAGCGCACGCCGCGGGTATCGACGCCGAAGCGCAGGTGATAGAAGTCGCAGATCATCTCCCCCGCGGCCTTGGTGATGCCGTACATGGTGACGGGCCGCTGGGCCGCTTCCTGCGGCACTCGCTCGAGTGGAATGGAGGGGCCGAAGCTCGCGATGGAGCTCGGGAAGAAAACGGCCGACCCCTGCGCGCGCGCCGCCTCCAGTACGTTGACCAGACCGCCCAGATTCACCCGGTACGCCAGCCGGGGGCGCTGCTCCCCGGTCACCGACAGGAGCGCCGCGAGATGGAGCACCGTGTCCGGGCGGAAGCGTCGCAGCGTCGCCAGCACAGCCTCGCCGTCCGTGCAGTCGAGGGGTGCGAAGGGACCGCCCAGCGTCGCCGCCGCCTCCTGGCGCAGGTCCGTTGCCAGCACGTTCTCCTGCCCGTAAAGGGCGCGCAGCGCCACAACCAGTTCGGTGCCCACCTGGCCGCCGGCCCCGATCACCAGAGTCCGTTTCATGCGGAGATGCGCTCGCGGGTCGTCCCGGTTCGGGTGGTCACGTTCGCTTTCGAGTCGGTCGGCTGGGCCTCAACTCGATCCTGCTGGGCAGGGCGCGCCCGGGATAGGCCAGCAGGTCCACCACGGCCCGTGCCACGTCGCGCGGATCCAGTTTCCAGTCGTGCGAGGCGGACTGGCCGCGGAACCCGGTGTTGACGCTGCCGGGCATGATGAGGCTCACGCGGATGTCCTGGTGGCGCAGGTCGAGCATCATCGCTTCGGTCATGCCGAGGAGGCCGAACTTGCTGGCGTTGTACCCCGTTCCACCGGCGAAGGCGTGCCGGCCCGCGAGCGAGCCGATGTTGATGATCCAGCCGCCGCCGCCCGCGGTCAGATGCGGAACCGCCGCCCTGGAGCAGTAGAAGACGCCGCCCAGGTTGGTGTCGATCTGTTCGCGCCAGTGCTCGACGGAGAGTTCGTCGATGGGGGCGAAGCGGCCCCAGCCGGCGTTGTTCACCAGGACGTCCAGCCGTCCGAAGCGCTCCGCGGTGGAATCGATCAGGCGCCGGCACTCCTCCGGATGCCGCACGTCGCACGCGATTCCGGCCGCGCGTCCGCTACCCAGCGCCGCCAGCTCGTCTGCCACCCGGCGGACATCGCCGTCCGTCCGGGCGCTGACGACGACGTCGGCGTCGCGGCGCGCGAGCGCGCTCGCGATCTCAAGCCCGATGCCCCGCGTGCTTCCCGTCACAACGCACGCCGTGCCGGCGAGATTCCCGGTTCCGCTCATTTCGTGTGCCACCTTCCGCTCATCTTCGTTTGCCGCCCTCCGCGGGCTCCGGTAGCTTCTCCGGGCTTACTCACGGCATGGCTCGCAGGCGCGATCAGATTCGAAGGTGGCCGCGCGCGGCCCGCCGGAAAGAGGGGGTCCGACACCCGTGATCCAACACCCTTCCACAAGCGACGATCCCTGCGCGTGACGGACCGCCCGCGCACCCGAAACGAGGCGCCGCCACCGGGCGGCCGGGTGGCTCTGGTCACGGGTGGGGCGGTGCGCGTCGGGCGTGCCATCACCCTGGCCCTGGCGGACGCGGGCTTCGACGTGGTCGTGGGGTACCACGGCTCGACGGACGCGGCGCGGGAGGTGGTCGCGGAGGTGGAGGGCAGGGGACGCCGCGCGCACTCCGTGCGGGCCGACCTCGCCACGAGCACCGGCGCGAGGGCGCTGGCCGAGGCCGCGACAACCGTCTGGGGGCGTCTCGATCTGCTCGTCAACAATGCCTCCACCTTCCTGGCTACGCCGTTCGAGGAGGTCGGCGAGGAGGAATGGGACCAGGTGATGGCGGTCAACCTGAAGGCGCCCTTCCTGCTCATCCAGGCCACCGCGGCGGCACTCGCCGCCAGCCGGGGCAGCGTGGTCAACATCGTCGACCTGTCGGCGCTCAGGCCGTGGGCGCGCTATCCCCACCACTCGGTCTCCAAGGCCGCGCTCGCCCACCTCACCCGGGTGGCCGCGCGGTCGCTGGCGCCCCGGGTGCGGGTCAACGCGGTCGCGCCCGGCTCGGTGCTCCCCGAAGAAGACGCCACCCCGGAGGCCGTGCGGGCGGCCGCCGCGCGCATTCCGCTGGGCGGCTGGGGATCGCCCGACGACGTGGCGCGCGCGGTGCTTTTTCTCGACCGGTCGCCCTTCATGACCGGCGAGGTGATCGTGGTGGACGGGGGCGCGCACGGCGCCACCTGACGGCTCCCGGAGCATTCGGTCCCGGGAGCACCGGCTCTCATGCCGCCGCCAGTCGCGGGCACGGCTCTCTTTACGAGGCGCCGTTCTCCGCCGGGCCCCCGTGCGCCAGCCAGCGCTCGGCGTCCAGCGCGGCCATGCAGCCCGTCCCTGCGGCGCTCACCGCCTGGCGGTAGTAGTCGTCCATCACGTCCCCGGCGGCGAACACGCCGGGCAGGGAAGTGTCCGTCCGCCACGGGGTGGGCAGCTCGATGTAGCCGTTCGCCTTGAGTTCAACCTGGCCGTTCAGAAACCCCGTGTTGGGGATGTGACCGATGGCGACGAACATCCCCCCCGCCTCGAGCGTGCTCTCCTCCCCCGTGACCGTGTCCTTCAGCCGCAGCCCGGTGATCACCTCGCCGCCCAGCACCTCGGTCACCACCTTGTTCCACAGAAACTCGATCTTGTCGTTGTCGAAGGCGCGCTGCTGCATGATCGCCGAGGCGCGCAGCTCGTCGCGCCGATGAATCACGATCACCCGGCCCGCGAACTTCGCCATGTAGGTGGCGTCCTCGATGGCGCTGTCGCCGCCGCCCACCACGGCCACGACCTGGCCGCGGAAGTACGGAAGCGCCCCGTCGCACACGGCGCACGCCGACACGCCGCCGCCGCTCTGGGCCAGACGCTCTTCTCCGGGTACGCTCAGCCAGCGGGCGTTGGCCCCCGTGGCCACGATCACGGAATCGGCGAGAATCTCCGGGCCGCGTCCGGTCACGAGGCGCTTCGGCTGCCCCTCGAGCTCCACCTCGACCACATCATCCGTGATCACGCGCGTGTCGAAGCGCAGCGCCTGCGCGCGGAAGGCATCCATCATCTCGGGGCCGGTCACGCCCTCCGGGAAGCCGGGGTAGTTCTCGACGTCGGTCGTGAACATGAGTTGTCCGCCGGGGATCATGGTGCGGCTGCCGGCCCCCTCCACGACGAGGGGCGAAAGCGCGGCCCGCGCCGCGTAGATGGCCGCCGTCCATGCCGCCGGGCCCGACCCGATGATCACGACCCGTTCGTGCTGTGCTGTCATCTTCATCCCCTTTTCTGTATTCGAAAACCGAAAACCCGCAGGAGGGTGTCGGCTACTTGTCCTTGAAGATCTTGAGGTTGGTCGAGTGCCCGGGGTTCACGCGCGCGTTCGGGTCCACCCGGCGAATCGCGTTGTTCACGGCAATTGCCGCTTCGGCAAAGCCGGTGGCGATGAGGTCGAGCTTGCCCGGGTAGCTGACCAGGTCTCCGGCCGCATAGATGCCCGGCCAGCTCGTCTCCATCAACTGGCCGACCACAATGCGTTTCTTGTCCACTTCGAGTCCCCAGCTCTTGATCGGCCCCAGGTCCGGCTTGAAGCCAAGGAACGTCAACACCGCATCCACCGCGAACGACTCCTCCGCATCGCTCCGGTTGTCGAAGATGGTGCAGCCTTCCACTCTGCCGTTGCCTCGGATCTCCTTCACCTCCCAGAATATCCTCAGTTCCAGCTCGCCCGACTTCGCCGCTGCCTCGAGCCGGGCCACCGATGTCTCGTGCGCCCGGAAGACGGCCCGCCGGTGTACGACGACCAGCCGCTCGACGATGTCCTTCAGGATCAGTGCCCAGTCCAGCGCGGAGTCTCCTCCTCCCACGAGCACGACCCGCTTGCCCCGGTAGACCTCGGGATCGCGCACCGAGTAGTCGACCCCGTGGCCCAGGAGTTCCTCGTAACCGGGGCACCTGAGCACCATGGGTTCGAAGGCGCCCTTGCCGCCGGCGATCAGCACCGTGCGGGTGCGGTACTCCGATGACGCGCCCTCGAGCACGAAGACGCCGTCCTGTTCGCGAAGCCCGCGCACCTCCTCGTCCAGCACCACGTCTGCGCCGAACTGAAGGCCCTGATCCACCAGCTCCCGGGCCAGGTCCTTGGCGAGGACCTTCGGAAAGCCGCCCACGTCGAAGATGTATTTCTCGGGATACAGGGCCGTGAGCTGTCCCCCCAGCTCGGGAAGCGAGTCGACGATGCGGCAGGACATGCCGCGCATCCCGGCGTAGAAGGCCCCGAACAGGCCGGTGGGACCGCCGCCGATGATGGTCAGATCGACGATGTCCTTCATGGTCAGAAGATCGAAAGGCGCACGTAGCGCCCCGGGTTCTCACGGAAGTCCTCGAGCAGCAGGGTCAGCTGCGTGAGCACCGACTGCGTCTGAACGGCCACCGTGGAGTCGGCCAGGAGATGGGCCAGGGTGCCCTCCCCGGTCTCCAGTTCGCGCCCGATGCGCTCGAAGCGGACCAGCGTGGAATCCGCGTATTCGAGCGTGGTGGAGAGCCCGGTCGTGGTCTCGCGCAGATCGGTGGCCAGGCGCCGGAATTCGGCGGCGGTCACGCGGGTGTCGCCCACGATGGAATCCACGACCCCGCCCGAGAGCAGCCGCTCCACCTCGCCGAGCGTGCGGGTCGCCAGCGCCGCCGCCGCCTCGACCTCGCGGGTGGAGGTGCGAACGTTGTCGACCAGTTCTTCAACCGCCCCGATCTGGGCATCGGCAAGCTCCGCCACCTGTTCGCTGACCCTGCCCACGTTCTCGATCACCAGCCTGAGGTTTTCAGCCGTTTCCTGGGTGAAGGCGACCTCCACCCGGTCGGTGATGGTGGCCAGGTTGTCGGCGATCTGGTCGGCCGTGGCCGTGAGCCGGGAAAGGTCGGGGATGCTGAAACCGGCCAGAACGCCGGGATCCGAAGGCTCGAAGAAATCCAGGCGCGGGTTGGCGGAGCGCGACACGATCTCCGCGCCCCAGTCGCCGAACATCGATTCGGGCGCGATGAGCACGGCCGCGTCGGCGGGCAGTTGGACGTCGGCATTGATGGCGAGGCCAACCCGCACCGCGGTTCCGTCCGGTTCGACGGCGATGCCGTTCACGCGTCCGATCGTCACCCCGCGCAGCTTCACCGAGGCGCCGTCCGGCAGCTGCCCCACGCCGCTGAAAAGCGCCTCGACCGTGGTCGTGCCCCGGGTCAGGCGATACCCGCGAAGCCAGAAGCTCCCCGCCACCGCGACCACGACGCTCAGAAGAATCACGACCCCGACCCACACTTCGTTGCGTCTCATGCTATCGTCTCCATCAGTTCCGGAGCCCCTTCGATGAACGACCTGACCACAGGGTCCGCGGAGATCCGGATCTCACCGGGCGCGCCATGGGCCCGCACCCGCCCGTCGTGCAGGAATGCCATGGAGTCGGCCACCTCGTAGGCGGTCCCGAGATCGTGCGTGACCACCAGGCCGGTGGCCCCGATCTCCTCCCGCAACCTGAGGATGAGTCGGCCGATCACCGTCGTCGTCACCGGGTCGAGCCCGGTGGTGGGCTCGTCGTAGAGGAGATACCTGGGACGGGTCGCGATCGCGCGCGCGATCCCCGCCCGCTTGCGCTGTCCCCCGGAGATCTCCGCCGGATAACGGTCTCCCAATCCTCGCAGGTCCACAAGCTCCAGGCACTCGGCGGCCCTCCGGCGGATGTCCCGGCGGCTCAGGCCGGGAATCCGGCGCAGCCCCATCTCCACGTTGTGAGCGAGCGTCATGGAGTCGAACAGCGCCGCGAACTGGAATACGTAGCCGACCCTGCGCCGCAGTGCGTACAGCGCCTCCTGATCCAGCTCGGCGACCTCCCGGCCGTCGACGCTCACGCTTCCCTGGTCGGCGGCGAGCAGTCCCACGATATGCTTCAGCACGACCGACTTTCCTGCCCCGGAGGCACCGATCAGCGCTACCGTGGACCCCCTGGGCACGTCCAGGTCGAAGCCCTTCAGCACGACCTTCTCGCCGAAGGCCTTGTGCACGCCGCGCAGACGGATCACAGCAGTACGGCGGCCCAGAAGGCGTCGAACACCAGGATCACCATGCTGCTTGCGACCACGGCCGAAGTGGCGGCGCGGCCCACTCCGGCGGCCCCTCCCCGGGTGCGGAAGCCGAAGAAGCATCCCAGCGACGTCACCGTCAAACCGAACGAGAACGACTTGATCACCGAAAAGACCACGTCGAAGGGCACGAAGAAGGTCTCAAGCCCGCGCACGAACTCGGGGGTGGACATCTCCAGAAGCTGGATGGCGGTCAGCCAGCCGGCCACGATGCCCAGCGACGACGCCAGCAGGGTAACCGCCGGAAACATCACCGCGCCCGCGAGCACCCGGGGGAGCACCAGGTACGCCGCCGGATCGTAGGCCATGGTTTCCAGCGCGTCGATCTGCTCGGTCACCCGCATGGTCCCCAGCTCGGCGGCGATGCTCGCGCCAACCCGCCCCGCCAGCGCCAGCCCGGTCAGCACCGGTCCCAACTCGATGATCATCGTCTTGCCTACCAGGCTGCCCACCAGGTACACGGGCACCGCCCCGGTGAAGGTGTAGGAAGCCTGCAGAGCCAGCACGATGCCGGTGAAGGCGGCGATGAAGAGCGCTATGGGCACCGAGGCGACGCCGATGCGCATCATCTGTTCGAAGACCAGCCCTCCCCAGATGCGGACCGCGCGCAGACCGCGGATGGTGTCCTGCATGAGGACGCCCCATTCGCCAACCGTCGCCGCGAACCGCAAGGCTGCGCGGCCGGTGGCGCCGACGAAGTCCAGCGTCTTGCCCGCCATATGGGTGAAGATAGAGGAAATCGGGGTGCAGGTGTCACCTGTGGGTACTCCCGTCGCCCCCGGAAATGTCCCGGTTGAAGTGCCGTCTACGGGGGCGGCGGGAGTCCGTTTTCCAGCGTGAAGACGACCTCGTCGTCCCGGGTTGCCGGGTGCCCGGAACGCAGGGGACACGCGACCTGGACACGGGTCACCGCGGTCTGGGCGGCGCTAACCGATACCTCGAAGTCGATTCCCTGCTCGGGCGAGGTGATGCGGGTGCGAACCCGCTTCCCCGGAGAGGCCTCGCGAACACAGGCCGGATTGCGGAAGAGGGTCTTGGTGGACTGCCTTCCCGACGCCAGCGAACGGGTCACGGTGATGCGCCTGAGCGAGTCGGGTTGATAGCTGATCAGGTAGCGGAAGCCCCGCTGATCGCGTCCCCGACCCTTCCGATTGTGCCTCGGCAAGCCACCTCCGATCCCTTGACCCCCTGAAACGGCCCGCTTAACATCCCGGCGACCCACCAGGGATGCAAGCCCCGCCACAGCGTCCCGACACGTCCCGCCCCACTCCCGCCCACACCCCGCTCCACGCCATCCCGCCCGCGCCGCCGTGTTCACGGCCCGCGCGCTCCGCCTTTCCATCGGAGTTCCCCTTGGACATCGCCGAACTCAAGAGCAAGAAGGTCAGCGAGCTTCATGAGCTGGCCAACGAACTGCGCATCCCGAACTACTCCGGGCTGCGCAAGCAGGATCTGATCTTTCGCATCGAGCACAAGCTGCTCGACAGCGACGTCGTGCTGCGCGGAGAAGGCGTGCTCGAAATCCTCCCCGAGGGCTACGGATTCCTGCGCTCACAGAGCTGGAACTACCTCTACGGCCCCGATGACATCTACGTGAGTCCTTCGCAGATCAAGCGATTCGATCTGCGCACCGGCGACACCATCCTGGGCCAGGTGCGCCCTCCGAAGGAGGGCGAGCGCTATCTGGCGCTGCTCAAGGTGGAGAACGTCAACTTCGAGCCGCCCGACAAGGCCCGGCATCGGATGACGTTCGACAACCTGCGCCCGCGCTATCCGGACGAGCGCCTGCGGCTGGAGTGCTCGAGGCGCGACATGTCCACGCGCGTGGTGGATCTCGTCGCGCCCATCGGCAAGGGGCAGCGCGGGCTCATCACCTCCCCGCCCAAGGCGGGGAAGACCATGCTGCTGCAGAAAGTGGCCAACTCCATCAGCGAGAATCACCCCGAGGTGCACCTGATCGTGCTGCTCATCGATGAGCGGCCGGAGGAAGTCACCGACATGGAGGAGAACGTCGACGCCGAGGTGATCGCCTCAACCTTCGACGAGTCGGCGGACCGCCACACGCAAGTCGCGGAAATGGTGCTTGAGAAGGCCAAGCGGCTGGCCGAGCAGGGCAGGGATGTCGTGATCCTGCTGGACTCGATCACGCGCCTGGCGCGCGCCTACAACGTCACCGTGCCGCACTCGGGGAAGATCCTGTCGGGAGGCGTAGACTCCAACGCGCTGCACAAGCCGAAGAGATTCTTCGGAGCCGCGCGCAACATCGAGGGCGGAGGGTCGTTCACCATCATCGCCACCGCCCTGATCGAGACCGGAAGCCGCATGGACGAGGTGATCTTCGAGGAGTTCAAGGGCACCGGCAACATGGAGCTGGTGCTCGACCGCAACATCGCCGACAAGCGCGTCTTCCCGGCCATCGACATCAACCGTTCCGGCACCCGCAAGGAAGAGCTGCTGCTGACCGAGACCGAGCGCAACCGGGTGTACCTGCTGCGCAACTTCCTCTCCGACATGCCGGTTTCCGAGGCCATCCAGTTCCTGATCGAACGGATGAACCGGACGGAGACCAACCGGGAGTTCATGGACTCGATGCAGGCGGGGTAGTTCGGCGCGGAAGGCGGCCCGACCCTACGGTTGCGAGCAGGAGGGGAAGACGACGGGGCGGCCGAAGCTGGTCCACTCGCCGCACGGCCTGCCCGAGCGCCAGGCGCCCCGCTCGGCCAGCGCGCCGCGCGTCCAGTACGACTCGTAGGGCCCGTCGAGTTCGCCGTCGGCGTAGTTCTCGCGCACCGATAGCAGCCCGGACTTGAAGTACATCTCCGCGGGCCCGTGTAGAACGCCGTTCTGCCAGGTCTCCCGGCCTGAGAGCCGGCCGGTCTGGTGGAACCACTCGTGCACGCCGGTCCAGCGGCCGTCGGCCAGGGTGCCGCGTTCGCGCACGATGTCCGGCGTCCACATGCGCACCACCGGGCCGCTGTAGGGCTCGAGGGTGCCCGGTTCGAGGTAGACGCCCGCGCGCTCGATGAGGCGGTCGAGGCTCATCGCTTCCTGCGCCGCAGCCGGGCTGGCGCCGGCCGTGGAGGTGACGACCGCCGCGGTGACGGCGAGGAAGCCGAGCGGCTTCATCGCATTCCGGCGGGGTCGGTTACGGTCACCGATACGTAGCCGTTGCTCCAGCAGCACTGGTCGCCCCCCGAGCTGTCGTTGGCGCCGAAGTTGTCCACACGGGCGCGCAGCAGGTATTCGCCCGGCGCGGTGAAGGTCGCCTGGGTGCTGGCTTCTCCGGTGCCGGGAACCGTGATCTGCCCGGGCTCGAAGATCACTTCGTCGGCCGGCCCCTGGTGCTTGAACCAGGTGACCCGCACCTCGACGTCAGTGTTGGCGAGGTCGTCCGGGGCCCGTTCGGACACCTCGGACACCCACAG
This genomic stretch from Gammaproteobacteria bacterium harbors:
- a CDS encoding NAD-dependent epimerase/dehydratase family protein encodes the protein MKRTLVIGAGGQVGTELVVALRALYGQENVLATDLRQEAAATLGGPFAPLDCTDGEAVLATLRRFRPDTVLHLAALLSVTGEQRPRLAYRVNLGGLVNVLEAARAQGSAVFFPSSIASFGPSIPLERVPQEAAQRPVTMYGITKAAGEMICDFYHLRFGVDTRGVRFPGLISHVAEPGGGTTDYAVDAFREAGARGAYTCPLRPDTQLDMMYMPDAVRAVIELMEADPRRLAHRNAYNITAMQFTPPMLAAEITRHLQHFRMAYRVDPLRQSIADSWPRRLDDSAAREEWGWRPEYDLAAMTADMFARLRDPDSAASAYPVTT
- a CDS encoding SDR family oxidoreductase, with amino-acid sequence MSGTGNLAGTACVVTGSTRGIGLEIASALARRDADVVVSARTDGDVRRVADELAALGSGRAAGIACDVRHPEECRRLIDSTAERFGRLDVLVNNAGWGRFAPIDELSVEHWREQIDTNLGGVFYCSRAAVPHLTAGGGGWIINIGSLAGRHAFAGGTGYNASKFGLLGMTEAMMLDLRHQDIRVSLIMPGSVNTGFRGQSASHDWKLDPRDVARAVVDLLAYPGRALPSRIELRPSRPTRKRT
- a CDS encoding SDR family oxidoreductase, which codes for MTDRPRTRNEAPPPGGRVALVTGGAVRVGRAITLALADAGFDVVVGYHGSTDAAREVVAEVEGRGRRAHSVRADLATSTGARALAEAATTVWGRLDLLVNNASTFLATPFEEVGEEEWDQVMAVNLKAPFLLIQATAAALAASRGSVVNIVDLSALRPWARYPHHSVSKAALAHLTRVAARSLAPRVRVNAVAPGSVLPEEDATPEAVRAAAARIPLGGWGSPDDVARAVLFLDRSPFMTGEVIVVDGGAHGAT
- the trxB gene encoding thioredoxin-disulfide reductase, yielding MTAQHERVVIIGSGPAAWTAAIYAARAALSPLVVEGAGSRTMIPGGQLMFTTDVENYPGFPEGVTGPEMMDAFRAQALRFDTRVITDDVVEVELEGQPKRLVTGRGPEILADSVIVATGANARWLSVPGEERLAQSGGGVSACAVCDGALPYFRGQVVAVVGGGDSAIEDATYMAKFAGRVIVIHRRDELRASAIMQQRAFDNDKIEFLWNKVVTEVLGGEVITGLRLKDTVTGEESTLEAGGMFVAIGHIPNTGFLNGQVELKANGYIELPTPWRTDTSLPGVFAAGDVMDDYYRQAVSAAGTGCMAALDAERWLAHGGPAENGAS
- a CDS encoding NAD(P)/FAD-dependent oxidoreductase, whose protein sequence is MKDIVDLTIIGGGPTGLFGAFYAGMRGMSCRIVDSLPELGGQLTALYPEKYIFDVGGFPKVLAKDLARELVDQGLQFGADVVLDEEVRGLREQDGVFVLEGASSEYRTRTVLIAGGKGAFEPMVLRCPGYEELLGHGVDYSVRDPEVYRGKRVVLVGGGDSALDWALILKDIVERLVVVHRRAVFRAHETSVARLEAAAKSGELELRIFWEVKEIRGNGRVEGCTIFDNRSDAEESFAVDAVLTFLGFKPDLGPIKSWGLEVDKKRIVVGQLMETSWPGIYAAGDLVSYPGKLDLIATGFAEAAIAVNNAIRRVDPNARVNPGHSTNLKIFKDK
- a CDS encoding MlaD family protein; protein product: MRRNEVWVGVVILLSVVVAVAGSFWLRGYRLTRGTTTVEALFSGVGQLPDGASVKLRGVTIGRVNGIAVEPDGTAVRVGLAINADVQLPADAAVLIAPESMFGDWGAEIVSRSANPRLDFFEPSDPGVLAGFSIPDLSRLTATADQIADNLATITDRVEVAFTQETAENLRLVIENVGRVSEQVAELADAQIGAVEELVDNVRTSTREVEAAAALATRTLGEVERLLSGGVVDSIVGDTRVTAAEFRRLATDLRETTTGLSTTLEYADSTLVRFERIGRELETGEGTLAHLLADSTVAVQTQSVLTQLTLLLEDFRENPGRYVRLSIF
- a CDS encoding ATP-binding cassette domain-containing protein yields the protein MIRLRGVHKAFGEKVVLKGFDLDVPRGSTVALIGASGAGKSVVLKHIVGLLAADQGSVSVDGREVAELDQEALYALRRRVGYVFQFAALFDSMTLAHNVEMGLRRIPGLSRRDIRRRAAECLELVDLRGLGDRYPAEISGGQRKRAGIARAIATRPRYLLYDEPTTGLDPVTTTVIGRLILRLREEIGATGLVVTHDLGTAYEVADSMAFLHDGRVRAHGAPGEIRISADPVVRSFIEGAPELMETIA
- a CDS encoding ABC transporter permease, which translates into the protein MAGKTLDFVGATGRAALRFAATVGEWGVLMQDTIRGLRAVRIWGGLVFEQMMRIGVASVPIALFIAAFTGIVLALQASYTFTGAVPVYLVGSLVGKTMIIELGPVLTGLALAGRVGASIAAELGTMRVTEQIDALETMAYDPAAYLVLPRVLAGAVMFPAVTLLASSLGIVAGWLTAIQLLEMSTPEFVRGLETFFVPFDVVFSVIKSFSFGLTVTSLGCFFGFRTRGGAAGVGRAATSAVVASSMVILVFDAFWAAVLL
- the rho gene encoding transcription termination factor Rho — its product is MDIAELKSKKVSELHELANELRIPNYSGLRKQDLIFRIEHKLLDSDVVLRGEGVLEILPEGYGFLRSQSWNYLYGPDDIYVSPSQIKRFDLRTGDTILGQVRPPKEGERYLALLKVENVNFEPPDKARHRMTFDNLRPRYPDERLRLECSRRDMSTRVVDLVAPIGKGQRGLITSPPKAGKTMLLQKVANSISENHPEVHLIVLLIDERPEEVTDMEENVDAEVIASTFDESADRHTQVAEMVLEKAKRLAEQGRDVVILLDSITRLARAYNVTVPHSGKILSGGVDSNALHKPKRFFGAARNIEGGGSFTIIATALIETGSRMDEVIFEEFKGTGNMELVLDRNIADKRVFPAIDINRSGTRKEELLLTETERNRVYLLRNFLSDMPVSEAIQFLIERMNRTETNREFMDSMQAG